In Pirellulales bacterium, a genomic segment contains:
- a CDS encoding DUF1559 domain-containing protein — MEAILNPRHFYSSRCILQGVRRQHFRGRRGGFTLVELLVVIAIIGILIALLLPAVQSAREAARRAQCSNSLKQIGLGLCTYESAKKAYPQGRMLPDFAKPGAGGALTEQGGTSYTTVNPADQSTKTGFYSVHIWLLPFMEEKSIFNLIDFTYPISTVMENPKGSPFNASYPAFASAAGIFICPSDPNTGAVISENNYRYNFGGSTPYGGWAKAGAPMTLTQINGSVCGGNGAFTIGKALRIKDFPDGLSKTAFFSERTKGSLRTAGKDLATRDDATGPLHQDLTMNVTTDVNLMMTSCVNAPTAASTYDFMAMGRWDRDQTQYPANYTDGWPIAGYVSTCYNHVAPPNWVGYDCGNYSNIFDTPGEHAIVAARSYHVGIVNVCFGDGHVTSVSENIDLNTWRALGTRNGGESVSEPN; from the coding sequence ATGGAAGCAATTCTCAACCCGCGTCACTTTTATTCCAGCAGATGCATTCTTCAGGGTGTGCGCCGGCAGCACTTCAGGGGCCGGAGAGGCGGTTTTACGCTGGTCGAGTTGTTGGTGGTGATTGCCATCATCGGCATTTTGATTGCCCTGTTGTTGCCTGCCGTCCAATCAGCACGGGAAGCGGCTCGCCGGGCGCAGTGCAGCAACAGTTTGAAGCAGATCGGACTGGGATTGTGCACCTACGAAAGCGCGAAGAAGGCGTATCCGCAAGGACGCATGTTGCCAGATTTTGCCAAACCCGGCGCCGGCGGAGCGTTAACGGAGCAAGGTGGTACAAGTTATACCACTGTCAACCCTGCTGACCAGAGCACGAAGACAGGTTTTTACTCGGTGCACATTTGGCTATTGCCGTTCATGGAGGAGAAATCAATTTTCAATTTGATCGACTTTACGTACCCGATCAGCACCGTGATGGAGAATCCAAAAGGGAGCCCGTTTAATGCCAGTTATCCTGCATTCGCCTCGGCAGCAGGCATTTTCATTTGTCCCAGCGATCCGAACACCGGGGCGGTGATTTCAGAAAACAATTACCGGTATAATTTTGGCGGCTCCACACCTTACGGTGGGTGGGCAAAAGCCGGCGCGCCAATGACGCTGACTCAAATCAACGGGAGCGTTTGTGGCGGCAACGGCGCCTTCACCATCGGCAAAGCGCTGCGGATTAAAGACTTTCCGGATGGCTTATCGAAAACCGCCTTTTTCTCCGAGCGGACCAAGGGCAGCCTGCGCACCGCGGGAAAGGATTTGGCGACCCGGGATGACGCTACCGGTCCGTTGCACCAAGACCTTACCATGAATGTGACCACCGACGTAAATTTGATGATGACCTCGTGCGTGAATGCGCCGACAGCGGCGAGCACTTATGATTTTATGGCGATGGGCCGGTGGGATCGGGATCAGACCCAATATCCTGCCAACTATACCGACGGTTGGCCCATCGCAGGCTATGTTTCGACATGTTATAACCACGTGGCACCGCCGAATTGGGTGGGATATGACTGCGGCAACTACAGCAACATTTTCGATACGCCTGGCGAGCATGCGATTGTTGCGGCCCGCAGCTACCATGTCGGCATCGTCAACGTTTGCTTTGGCGACGGGCACGTGACCAGCGTCAGCGAAAACATTGACCTGAACACCTGGCGGGCCTTAGGCACACGCAACGGCGGAGAGTCTGTTTCTGAACCGAACTAG
- a CDS encoding PEP-CTERM sorting domain-containing protein, giving the protein MKTIMASCVPLLAIIIAIESLASTASAQSLIPFVANATNNATVQPTGPRAAPNGQLFLDTEGDDSDPTNFSSFAVIDFNLASFQLGGSPFVNVSSVTLQLTENDAAFSNPGTISVYQTNATGVDISANNTSLKYQVGNNGAAAVDPSLLPLSNELGSAPFTTTGNPTNPSLNGTVHTISLTFSNSDGSLTAFKSALNSGGSLRLVITPDTHDTAATFSGFNNTTFPGLSLSFTGSLAGANWDTNGGTAGLGGTGIWDNSSSNFNDHADGTGTLHAYDPSSLVIFGGTAGTVTIAAGSGFGVVENGGLLIASNGYIFQGDTTNSTTINNTALKLGAVSAGVPASILIPTSNVTATINAKVTGTNGLTLAGAGTLVLGSTSNDFTGGVTLSGGTLSVSSDANLGDVSNGIILNGGALKSTASSLSLNSNRVLSGSGGGLDVAPNSTLTVNSLTNMGGALSLTNSGTVSLAASGTNVLAGIAIAAGGRLTVAGNVNFGNTSGQSINVGSGSLLTINGNVTAGLKLTINGPGTVDMQGNNSTINLAGVSNGNLQIGSGGSPGPLVKVHNSTSLGHGASFAQVYNFFNSGTLYADAASPITIDNTVRLSLGSTGATSANPAIFDGDTNLTFNGTVALFESTSSTNPMRIAVNNTTSFNGGWTPPFVAGTFTNPNVILSGNGTLNLAGTLSEELPVTVDKLKVNVNSSMSNNAASFTIIDSGKVTGGVDNALATGSSLTLGESVNHTGGTYATGGHNQTLNTLSLQANSTIDLGGSGSLTFSGGSAGGWNSGTVLRISNWVPNSGNPTGASAVTPLLIGSSDALTSAEKSSIHFTGYLSGAKQVLGTGEILPAFTTTLLLGDLNQDHHFDAADIRLIEEALTNPSQYFTDIHNSTGETTFGLADLLDVADVNHDGLVTNADLQYMLAALKTGHGSLENVPEPSTILLLGLAFPALAAAARRKGKRA; this is encoded by the coding sequence ATGAAAACGATCATGGCTTCTTGCGTACCCTTGTTGGCGATTATTATCGCGATAGAAAGTTTAGCAAGCACTGCCTCCGCGCAATCGCTCATCCCGTTCGTCGCCAACGCCACAAATAACGCCACCGTACAACCAACCGGTCCACGGGCTGCTCCTAACGGCCAGTTGTTTTTGGATACGGAGGGCGACGATAGCGATCCCACAAACTTCAGCAGTTTTGCTGTTATCGATTTCAACCTGGCATCATTCCAGCTGGGAGGGTCGCCTTTCGTCAATGTCAGCAGCGTGACGCTGCAACTAACCGAAAATGATGCGGCGTTTTCCAATCCGGGCACCATCAGCGTTTACCAGACCAACGCTACCGGTGTCGATATTTCGGCGAACAACACCAGCTTAAAGTATCAAGTCGGCAACAATGGCGCCGCTGCCGTCGATCCCTCGTTATTGCCGCTGTCGAACGAGTTAGGCTCGGCCCCATTTACCACGACCGGCAACCCCACCAATCCCAGCCTCAATGGCACCGTGCATACCATTTCGCTAACTTTTTCCAATTCCGACGGTTCCTTGACGGCCTTTAAAAGCGCACTGAATAGTGGAGGTTCACTGCGGCTGGTGATTACTCCCGACACACACGATACGGCCGCCACTTTCTCCGGCTTCAATAACACAACCTTCCCCGGACTTTCATTATCGTTCACCGGCAGTCTTGCTGGGGCAAATTGGGATACCAATGGCGGCACGGCCGGTCTGGGTGGAACGGGCATCTGGGATAATTCAAGCAGCAATTTCAACGATCACGCCGATGGCACCGGTACGCTGCACGCTTACGATCCAAGTAGTCTCGTCATTTTCGGGGGCACGGCTGGCACGGTGACCATCGCCGCCGGAAGCGGCTTCGGCGTGGTGGAAAACGGTGGCCTGTTAATCGCCTCCAATGGTTACATTTTTCAGGGCGACACCACCAATTCCACCACCATCAACAACACCGCGCTGAAGTTGGGCGCCGTCTCGGCTGGAGTTCCGGCATCCATCCTAATTCCCACCAGCAACGTCACCGCGACAATCAATGCGAAGGTCACTGGAACTAACGGATTAACGCTCGCCGGCGCCGGCACGCTCGTGCTGGGCTCAACCAGCAACGATTTCACCGGCGGTGTCACGCTCAGCGGAGGCACGCTCTCCGTTTCCTCCGACGCAAATCTGGGCGATGTTTCCAACGGCATCATCCTGAACGGCGGCGCCTTGAAAAGCACCGCCAGCAGCCTGTCCTTGAATTCCAATCGCGTTCTTTCCGGCAGCGGCGGCGGATTGGATGTCGCACCCAATAGCACGCTCACGGTTAACAGTCTGACCAACATGGGCGGCGCGCTCAGCCTGACAAATTCCGGAACGGTCTCGCTTGCAGCTTCCGGAACCAACGTGTTGGCCGGAATTGCCATTGCCGCCGGCGGCAGGCTGACGGTTGCTGGCAATGTGAATTTCGGCAACACGTCCGGCCAGTCGATCAACGTCGGCAGCGGAAGTTTGCTGACCATCAACGGCAATGTCACCGCCGGTCTGAAGCTCACGATCAACGGTCCGGGCACCGTCGACATGCAGGGGAATAATTCGACGATTAATCTGGCGGGTGTGTCAAACGGAAATCTGCAAATCGGCAGCGGTGGCTCACCTGGTCCGCTGGTGAAGGTCCACAATTCCACCAGCCTAGGACACGGCGCTTCGTTTGCTCAAGTCTATAATTTCTTTAATTCCGGAACGCTTTATGCCGACGCCGCCAGCCCCATTACCATTGATAACACGGTTCGCCTTTCGCTCGGCAGCACCGGCGCTACCTCCGCCAACCCCGCCATCTTCGATGGTGACACCAACCTGACTTTCAATGGCACTGTCGCGCTGTTCGAAAGCACCTCTTCCACCAACCCCATGCGGATTGCGGTCAATAATACCACCAGCTTCAACGGCGGCTGGACTCCTCCCTTTGTGGCCGGCACGTTTACCAATCCAAATGTTATTCTCTCCGGCAATGGAACCTTGAATTTGGCCGGCACGCTTTCGGAAGAATTGCCGGTGACGGTCGACAAGTTGAAAGTCAATGTGAACAGCAGCATGTCCAATAATGCGGCCAGCTTTACCATTATCGATAGCGGTAAAGTGACCGGCGGCGTCGACAACGCTTTGGCCACCGGCTCGTCGCTTACATTGGGCGAATCCGTGAATCATACCGGCGGCACGTACGCCACCGGGGGACACAATCAAACGCTGAATACGCTTTCCCTTCAAGCCAATTCCACCATCGATCTGGGCGGCAGCGGCAGCTTGACTTTTTCCGGCGGAAGCGCCGGCGGCTGGAACTCAGGCACCGTTTTGCGAATTAGCAACTGGGTTCCCAACTCCGGCAATCCTACCGGAGCTTCCGCCGTCACCCCGCTGCTGATCGGGTCCAGCGACGCACTCACCTCGGCGGAGAAAAGCTCGATCCATTTTACGGGCTATCTATCCGGTGCCAAACAGGTTTTGGGAACCGGCGAAATACTTCCAGCCTTCACCACGACGCTGCTGTTGGGCGATTTGAATCAAGATCATCATTTTGACGCCGCCGACATTCGCTTAATTGAGGAAGCGCTGACCAACCCATCCCAATACTTTACCGATATCCACAACAGCACGGGCGAAACCACCTTCGGACTTGCCGACTTGCTCGATGTAGCCGACGTTAACCATGACGGTTTGGTCACCAATGCCGATTTGCAATATATGCTCGCCGCGCTCAAAACCGGCCACGGCAGCTTGGAGAATGTGCCCGAGCCTTCCACTATTTTGTTGCTCGGATTGGCATTTCCCGCCCTGGCCGCAGCTGCCCGCCGCAAAGGCAAACGGGCATAA
- a CDS encoding PEP-CTERM sorting domain-containing protein, producing the protein MTSSRILVFTAFAAAALVCGNALASTVATVESTEPITSTATVAGQTIGDPGNSDPAAIVTAILNTPGTVNGFTTSSWAFLANDGTGSIDVFATATALSGFGYATPAVGDQIGASGSYSPFHQIAELGSLTGIGLIAQPGSTVVPQTATIPQLNISPQTVGNGNQEFLWTLHNVTITDIAGGNGTWGNGKTGTAANLSYTVTDSSSNSMVLFYWPTSYSSIDAAMYGQPIPTGPVDITGFMSVFAGPPAVPEFTPILVTPVPEPSAFVLGGLSLLGLLAARKLRASGNPSRAV; encoded by the coding sequence ATGACCTCGTCTCGCATTTTAGTTTTCACGGCATTTGCCGCAGCCGCGTTGGTTTGCGGAAATGCATTGGCCAGCACCGTCGCCACGGTCGAATCAACCGAACCGATTACTTCGACAGCCACGGTCGCCGGACAAACAATTGGTGACCCGGGTAACAGCGACCCGGCGGCAATTGTCACGGCCATTCTCAACACGCCCGGGACGGTGAATGGATTTACCACTAGCAGTTGGGCGTTTCTTGCTAATGACGGCACCGGCTCGATCGATGTTTTCGCAACGGCAACTGCGCTGTCCGGCTTTGGCTATGCTACACCAGCCGTAGGAGATCAAATTGGCGCTAGCGGCAGCTACTCGCCTTTCCATCAGATTGCTGAGTTGGGATCGTTAACGGGAATCGGATTAATCGCTCAGCCAGGCTCGACCGTAGTCCCGCAAACCGCCACCATTCCACAATTGAATATCAGCCCACAAACGGTTGGCAATGGTAACCAAGAATTTCTTTGGACACTTCATAATGTGACGATTACCGACATCGCCGGGGGTAATGGCACTTGGGGAAATGGCAAGACCGGCACTGCGGCGAACCTTTCGTACACCGTCACCGATAGCAGCAGCAACAGCATGGTGTTGTTCTATTGGCCCACCTCGTACTCGTCGATCGACGCTGCAATGTATGGCCAGCCCATTCCCACCGGACCGGTTGATATCACGGGTTTTATGTCAGTATTTGCAGGCCCTCCTGCGGTACCAGAGTTCACGCCGATCCTGGTGACCCCCGTTCCCGAGCCATCGGCCTTCGTTTTGGGTGGCTTGTCGCTGCTGGGTTTGCTGGCAGCGCGAAAGCTGCGCGCTTCGGGTAACCCAAGCCGCGCAGTTTGA